The proteins below come from a single Tribolium castaneum strain GA2 chromosome 9, icTriCast1.1, whole genome shotgun sequence genomic window:
- the LOC663677 gene encoding embryonic polarity protein dorsal isoform X2 — translation MNRPYIRIIEQPQKSLRFRYQCEKRTGNIPGASSTSTLKTVCAIQIVGYQGRAAVVVSCVTKDEPHKPHPHKLVGEHCKKGVYTFEAEITPNNPDIVFRKLGVQCVKRNELKESLNVREEKNIDPFKTGFSHKDHLNCIDLNVVRLCFQVFLIDENGRFTSGLAPVVSEPIYNRKTFPDPDIFRLSHCNASVDGGKNDIILLCPKVDKDDIRIRIYETANGQTLWQYFINGDQTQIYSSTAICFKPPPYKNLNIVEPVPVFIQLVRPSDEVVSKSVQFEYLPLDSRGF, via the exons ATGAACCGCCCCTACATCCGCATCATCGAGCAACCGCAAAAATCGCTCCGGTTCCGGTACCAGTGCGAGAAGCGCACCGGAAACATCCCCGGAGCTTCCAGCACTTCAACCCTTAAAACAGTGTGCGCCATCCAAATCGTGGGGTACCAGGGCCGGGCCGCTGTGGTTGTCTCCTGTGTGACTAAAGACGAGCCCCACAAGCCACACCCCCATAAACTCGTGGGAGAGCACTGCAAAAAGGGAGTTTACACCTTCGAAGCGGAAATCACCCCGAACAACCCTGATATCGTCTTCCGGAAGTTGGGGGTGCAGTGCGTGAAAAGGAACGAACTCAAGGAGAGTCTCAATGTgcgagaagaaaaaaatattgatccGTTTAAAA ccGGGTTTTCGCACAAAGACCATTTGAATTGCATCGACTTGAATGTGGTCCGGTTGTGTTTCCAAGTGTTTCTAATCGACGAAAATGGCCGGTTTACCTCCGGGTTAGCTCCGGTTGTGAGTGAGCCGATTTACAACCGGAAGACTTTCCCGGATCCGGATATCTTCCGGTTGTCTCATTGCAACGCCAGTGTGGACGGCGGAAAAAACGATATTATCCTGTTATGTCCCAAG GTCGATAAAGACGACATCCGAATACGAATTTACGAAACGGCAAATGGTCAGACTTTATGGCAGTACTTTATAAACGGCGACCAAACGCAAATCTACAGCAGCACAGCCATTTGTTTCAAACCCCCGCCgtacaaaaacttaaatattgTCGAGCCCGTCCCTGTCTTCATTCAACTAGTTCGGCCCTCTGACGAGGTCGTCAGTAAATCAGTCCAGTTTGAATATTTACCCCTAGAT agCCGGggtttttga
- the LOC663677 gene encoding embryonic polarity protein dorsal isoform X1 gives MNRPYIRIIEQPQKSLRFRYQCEKRTGNIPGASSTSTLKTVCAIQIVGYQGRAAVVVSCVTKDEPHKPHPHKLVGEHCKKGVYTFEAEITPNNPDIVFRKLGVQCVKRNELKESLNVREEKNIDPFKTGFSHKDHLNCIDLNVVRLCFQVFLIDENGRFTSGLAPVVSEPIYNRKTFPDPDIFRLSHCNASVDGGKNDIILLCPKVDKDDIRIRIYETANGQTLWQYFINGDQTQIYSSTAICFKPPPYKNLNIVEPVPVFIQLVRPSDEVVSKSVQFEYLPLDAEPGFLKEKRKKCQDMLPLFAQLLDNPGPSHAMSLENLPNFPSGDINIESASGVSKLLNIDCHQIELEPINISSGDLEMFDVNRLSGSLQENLSLSDVLV, from the exons ATGAACCGCCCCTACATCCGCATCATCGAGCAACCGCAAAAATCGCTCCGGTTCCGGTACCAGTGCGAGAAGCGCACCGGAAACATCCCCGGAGCTTCCAGCACTTCAACCCTTAAAACAGTGTGCGCCATCCAAATCGTGGGGTACCAGGGCCGGGCCGCTGTGGTTGTCTCCTGTGTGACTAAAGACGAGCCCCACAAGCCACACCCCCATAAACTCGTGGGAGAGCACTGCAAAAAGGGAGTTTACACCTTCGAAGCGGAAATCACCCCGAACAACCCTGATATCGTCTTCCGGAAGTTGGGGGTGCAGTGCGTGAAAAGGAACGAACTCAAGGAGAGTCTCAATGTgcgagaagaaaaaaatattgatccGTTTAAAA ccGGGTTTTCGCACAAAGACCATTTGAATTGCATCGACTTGAATGTGGTCCGGTTGTGTTTCCAAGTGTTTCTAATCGACGAAAATGGCCGGTTTACCTCCGGGTTAGCTCCGGTTGTGAGTGAGCCGATTTACAACCGGAAGACTTTCCCGGATCCGGATATCTTCCGGTTGTCTCATTGCAACGCCAGTGTGGACGGCGGAAAAAACGATATTATCCTGTTATGTCCCAAG GTCGATAAAGACGACATCCGAATACGAATTTACGAAACGGCAAATGGTCAGACTTTATGGCAGTACTTTATAAACGGCGACCAAACGCAAATCTACAGCAGCACAGCCATTTGTTTCAAACCCCCGCCgtacaaaaacttaaatattgTCGAGCCCGTCCCTGTCTTCATTCAACTAGTTCGGCCCTCTGACGAGGTCGTCAGTAAATCAGTCCAGTTTGAATATTTACCCCTAGATGCAG agCCGGggtttttgaaagaaaaacggaaaaaatgCCAGGATATGTTACCACTTTTTGCACAACTTTTGGACAATCCTGGCCCAAGTCACGCAATGTCTCTAGAAAACTTACCGAATTTTCCAAGTGGAGACATTAATATTGAAAGTGCGAGCGGTGTAAGCAAACTACTGAATATCGATTGCCACCAAATCGAACTCGAACCGATTAATATCAGTTCAGGTGACTTGGAAATGTTCGATGTAAATAGATTGTCGGGCAGTTTGCAAGAGAATTTGTCACTGAGTGATGTACTAGTTTAA
- the LOC103312668 gene encoding uncharacterized protein LOC103312668 encodes MLKFLLLLVIFDQAVCSVEVEVLEHLKTLQDQIDQPISACLKKLTTQFEMMAANFTNYQSETSEIIDSHTQSISSHLDSIRGIFTDFGIDIIPCEEIIQDDIDQIFRSSSEEVTRVLLFGFLTGRRVVSDAKNMFTLVQNKTVEIRLSVEDCMSMLSSDGCLIEVLSRIILLQYTLPEMIESVVELHEEQMLLIEEDVISGLEKIIYRVTNSYRDVMNDFVVCTLKYL; translated from the exons atgttgaagTTTTTACTCCTTCTGGTTATTTTTGATCAG GCAGTGTGTTCGGTTGAAGTCGAAGTTTTGGAGCACTTGAAAACCTTGCAAGACCAAATCGACCAACCTATCAGCGCCTGCCTCAAAAAATTGACCACGCAGTTCGAAATGATGGCAGCAAACTTCACAAATTATCAGTCTGAGACTTCGGAAATAATCGACTCACATACTCAGTCAATCTCTAGTCATTTAGATTCAATTAGGGGCATTTTTACCGATTTTGGCATCGACATAATTCCTTGTGAAGAGATTATCCAAGACGACATCGATCAAATCTTTAGATCAAGCAGCGAAGAAGTGACAAGAGTGTTATTATTTGGATTCCTCACAGGTCGTCGTGTGGTTTCGGACGCGAAAAACATGTTCACACTCGTGCAAAATAAAACAGTCGAGATTAGGCTGTCCGTCGAAGACTGCATGTCGATGCTTAGTTCGGACGGCTGTTTGATCGAAGTCCTGTCCCGGATTATCCTCCTGCAGTACACGCTACCGGAAATGATCGAAAGTGTGGTTGAATTACACGAGGAGCAAATGCTCCTGATTGAGGAGGATGTGATTTCcggtttggaaaaaattatttatagagTAACGAACAGTTACAGGGACGTTATGAACGATTTTGTTGTTTGTACGCTAAAGTATTTGTAA